The Rhizoctonia solani chromosome 1, complete sequence sequence CTAAATGCGTTAACAAACGATCTCACCTCTCAAATTGGAAATGCATTAAATATCAATCAGGTTATCTATTGTTTTCGGTAAGTATACAGAGTCCGGTCCATACTTAGTGTTCTTCAGTAGCATACGGTGACAGCCCACTCGTCGTACCTGAATCGTTAGTCGACTTGCGTCATGCTGTACATTGGCTCCCCATCCGAGCATGTGAATTAACCAAAGGCGAACCTCGTTTAGTAGCTTTCGATTCCGAATCTAAGGCGCCAAATAACAAGCATATACCAATCTCACACCTGTTAAAAATCAGAGCAAATATATATTAGAGTATAGTAGTACTATCATTGACTTTGGGCCATTTTTCATATTAGTTCCAGCCTGGTATCCTCACACACAACTCGAACGGTTTGTTTGGCGGCTATTATAGTATCAGTTTACGCTCTCGGTTATGACCTCCATACACCACTCGTTATGGCTGGTTTATGCCTGAATGCTGGTTCAAATTCGGGAGGAAGACTATAAACATTATGGTAGTGAAATACATATCTGTCCGTCTATGCATTCTAGAATCTTTCGGCTTGCGCACAATTCCCTCAATAGAGACAGCTACTGACGACACCCACCATAGTCGACCGACATCATCTAGGCAACATGACCGAGTGGTGCATACGTAAATGTGGTTCCACCTGCTATCGGAGTACAAAAATCATGTCGATTTGATTAACGCCTGCCCGATATATGAGGTCTGAACTCGATACAGTGCCTTGTGTCATCATTCTTGAAGGTACCATCTTCTTAGTAGGGAGGACGAGGCCATGGTCAAGCTTATTAGAGCATATGTCATACTAGCGTCCATGTCTCAGTGAGATAAATGCGCTCAGTTCGCCACCCACCTGTTCTTTACTTGGTCACTACAGCGCCAGGATCGGAGGTGCGCACTCAAATACTGTCAAAGCCTGCCTTCAACGGCTATGTTGGATCTCTATGTATGCTCCGTGCTGCTGCCTAGGCTCTGCCGTTGATCAACTCCTAGCATTCTATGCTGAGGAAGGTATGCAGCTCTGAAGAAATCCAAAGACATTGGGGCCGAGGCCTTTGTGGTATATGGAAGTTTATAAGTCTTGGGGGAGCTGGTCCCAATATTTCATCGCAACTTCCGATCCCTTTCTCTTCTCGTTCGCTAACTCAGCTCCTCTCTCATTCTCACTTGGCCGTCTCTCTCTTTACGGGTGGCCATTCAGCGAGTCTGACTCGTCTCCGTTCTTTCTCTACCAACGCAACACACTCGACTGCTTACACTCTCTGAAACTACTCTACTCTATTGATTAACTAATACTAACGATGATGAATTCTTCACTTTCCATCGGATCCTTTCCTTCTCAACCTACATACATCACTAGTTCCATTTCTGTTTCAGCTTTGACTCACTCTACCAGCCATTCTTTCATTCCCAGCTGTTCTCTATTCTCTTATGCTGCACTTGCATCGCTAGCTTTTATCCGTCCGTTTTGGAAACGGTTGCATGCGGGTACTCCCCGAAAGTCTGTCACGATCACTTCGGCCCCAGGTCCTGTATCGAACCTCGTCTGTAGTTTGCCATCATTGGGATCCCCTAACGCCGGGTTCGAGCCGGCATGGTGGCTCCCCGGGTGAGTTAGAATCAGACCCGTGTCCATTACGAAACACTCATCAGAATCCATAGAGGTGACATGCAAACTGTCTTTTGTTCGATGGGTAACTTTGAGGCCGTAGACCGTATCCAATACCAGAGGTAAGACTGATATACTTTGGTAATCACAGTAGAGATGCATGTATTTACCACCCTCTGTGATAGGAGGTTCATTCGTGTTCCTGACGGTGGAACTATTGCTCTCGACTTTTGTGCCGCCTCCGGTGCTACCGACGTTTCTCCTATTGCTGTTGTCCTTCATGGACTGACCGGAGGTTCTCATGAACACTACATCCGGGCACTTATGACCGACCTTACCTCAGCCAACGCGGGTTTTCGCGCAGTCGTTGTCAATGGGCGAGGATGTGCAGGGGCTCCAGTTACCAGCCCACAGCTCTACCATGGTGGAACTACCGACGATCTTCGTCACGCTCTCCTTTATATTCGCTCGCAGTTTCCTTCAGCACCCCTCATGGGTGTTGGGTTCTCGGTCGGAGCCAACATGTTGGCGAAATATCTCGGAGAGGAAGGCTCTTCTAGCGCACTGTGCGCCGGCGTCTGCCTCGCCAACGTTTGGGACTTTGCAGCTGGCATCGAACATATGGAAAATGGCAACTTCATGCAACGTTATGTTTATAATAATGCTCTGGGCTCGGCACAGCAGGCACTCTACCGCTCAGCCTCGTATGCACTTCAAGGGGTTTCAAATCGTTGGCGCTTGCCCGAAGTCTTCGGCACGTCGTTCTGTGGAATGCGATGGATTGATGATAGGGTGGCGAGCCAAATGGCTGGATGCAAGGATGCCAAAGACTATTACGAAAGGAATAGCTCGTCACAATTCCTCAGTGGTGTCAAAGTCCCTCTATTAGGTCTCAATGCCTGCGATGATCCTATCGCATCCAAGACCATTCCATACAAGGCTGCCAGCTCGAGCGAATACTTTGTTCTTGCTACTACAGAGGGCGGAGGACATTTGGGATGGTTTACTCAGGAGAACGGCAAACTGAAGCGGTGGTATACTCGCCCCGTCGTTGAGTTTCTTACCGCCATTGCAGTGCGTTTATCAATACCCAATTCGCTTCGTATCTGACGTGCATGCTACCCTTAGGTCAACCAATCGACCATGTCCACACCAGCAGCAGTCGTAAGCAATGATGGATTAATTTACGACGCCATTCATCCCGAGTTCCAATGCCGTGAAATTAGCGAGACTGAAATTCCCGCTGACATCTGGCGTCATGTAAATGCGACGTCATTGAGCAGCAAGGGATGGTAGCCCATTGATGATCTACGACAACCATCGGAACCCAAAAAGCTTGTTTCATTAACTTATTATATCCGCTCTTTTGACATATTGTACCACTCATTTGTACTCTTAGCA is a genomic window containing:
- a CDS encoding alpha/beta hydrolase family protein is translated as MMNSSLSIGSFPSQPTYITSSISVSALTHSTSHSFIPSCSLFSYAALASLAFIRPFWKRLHAGTPRKSVTITSAPGPVSNLVCSLPSLGSPNAGFEPAWWLPGGDMQTVFCSMGNFEAVDRIQYQRRFIRVPDGGTIALDFCAASGATDVSPIAVVLHGLTGGSHEHYIRALMTDLTSANAGFRAVVVNGRGCAGAPVTSPQLYHGGTTDDLRHALLYIRSQFPSAPLMGVGFSVGANMLAKYLGEEGSSSALCAGVCLANVWDFAAGIEHMENGNFMQRYVYNNALGSAQQALYRSASYALQGVSNRWRLPEVFGTSFCGMRWIDDRVASQMAGCKDAKDYYERNSSSQFLSGVKVPLLGLNACDDPIASKTIPYKAASSSEYFVLATTEGGGHLGWFTQENGKLKRWYTRPVVEFLTAIAVNQSTMSTPAAVVSNDGLIYDAIHPEFQCREISETEIPADIWRHVNATSLSSKGW